The Bradyrhizobium sp. CCBAU 051011 DNA segment GCGCAACTTCCTTGCCTGCCATTCCGCGCTCCTTTCTTGCGAATCGGGAGCCTTCACGGTGGCACAATGCAGGGTAGCAATACGAGGGTCGGGACGTTTGTCTCGGCTATTCACAGGGCTACTGTGATCACCTTGGGGGGCGAAATGGGATTCTTGAGAAGGCTATTCGGCTTTGAGCAAAGGCTAACAGCCTTGCGCCCAGGGCGCGGCTGGGTCGTGCCGGTGGTTGGTGAATCGCGCTATCAAGACGTGCTTCAGATGCTCTATCGAAAGAACGGCGGTTCTGGCCACGACATCAAGGTGAGCGCCGCGTTAGTCCCCGAGAATGACAATGCTGCCGATCCTAACGCTGTGCGGGTCGAGATCGAATCTCGCGGCGTTGGCTATCTCCCGCGTGAGATGGCTTTGGAGTACAGAGCGGCGCTGGGAGAAAGCAGCGGCCAATGCAGCGCCAAAATTGTTGGCGGCTTCGAGCTGGATGGTGGCTCTTCGGCGCATTTTGGCGTGAAGCTGAATCTCGCCTGGCCGCCGCGTATGAAATGACGAAAGCTGGCGCTGGCATCAGCCCGCCCCACCACGCAGCGGCGCGGTGTCATCAATGGTGCCAATGCCCCTGCAAGTTTGGCATACCCCATTATCCGAGACGTTCTTATTCTGGCTGCTGCATACTGGGTAAGCCAGCCAATCCTTTTTGCTTCGTTCCAGATTTCCATTTGCCCGTCACATGCGACGCATAAGCACTTCCCTTTGCAAACGGGGCACAGGACGATTGCCATGCTACTTCCTGCTTCCAATCGTGACCCTGCCGACGTTCCGGCCGCCCGCGTCATAGACGGTCGTCGTGTTGCCGCTGGTGGACTCGCGGCTGATCACCTTACCTCGCGCATCGGTCGAAGACCGGCCAACGACATTGCCGCGAGAGTCGTAGGACATGAGCTGTTGCGCCGACGCTGCGCCGGTCATTATCGCGAGCGCCAGTAGGATCTTGGGGGTAGGGTTTGGCATCCGGTCATTGTAGCAGAGCGCGGGTTGACGACAAACCCGCGCTCCGCCGTCGTCTGCTTACTTCGTCAACCGCAACAGGATCGCGGCGTGCATGGCCCGCGCACAGGCCGCGTAGGTGCGCGATTTCAGTTGGACATTATCGTTGAGCAGATCGGAAACAAGATCGCCCGGCGCGATGTCCGTGCAATTCCAGACCAGCGTGCAGGCGCGCGAGATCGAGATCGAATGAGGCTCGTAGTTGACCTCGTATTCGACCACGGGCTCCGCTTCGCCCGGCTTCCAGTTGAGGAATTGGTCAACAGCATTGCTGAAGGTTTCCCGGACATGACCAGGCGCGTGGCCGTGTCGCAGGCGTGCATTATGGACGGTCATTTTCAGTCTCCCGAAACAAGAGGAGACCTTTGGGCTAGGCCCCGATCACGCTCGCCTTAACCCGCAAGGTCGGAAAACTCCCTTGCCTTGCCTTGCCGCGCGATGGTGCAAGCACCAGTGAGGTAGCCTGAGATCGGGTCGGCCCCTCGATCCTTCAAGTCTATGGCGCTCTACAGCGTCGTCAACCGGGCTATATGTCAGGCTGTCATAGGTTTTTGAAAATATTTTCTTGATGGGGCTTTACCGCGCCGTCAATTCTCGAAGTGACACCACGGTGGACACACCAATCTCATCACATTGAATAATAAAGCATTTTTGTGCCCATACTCTCCCTTGCGCAGGGAAGGCCGGAATGCTCCCGCTGCCCTGTATGCTCGTGTGCAGTTTTGTTTGCGCAAATCGCACGCGAGACCGCGGGTGCAGCAAGCACCCGGTCTTCCCTGCGCCCTCCAAACAAGAGGAGGGCAAAGAAGATGCAAAGCTCGGGCGTAACGCGCCGCGAGAATGCGGGCCCACACCCTGATGCTCTTTGAAAAGTAGATCCGCCAGAGGCGGAATAGCCATCCGCTTGTAGAGTAATGCCGGAGCTTGGCTGGATAGACCAGCTTCCTGGGTGTCACTTGCCGATATAGGCGGCCAGCTCATCAGGCGTTCCCATAGGAAAGGACTGTTTTAGATAGTCGAGGAATGCCGCCACCCGAGCGCTCAGTAGCCGCCTGGATGGGTAGAGCGTCCACAAGGTAATCTCGGGTCCATCGATATCCCCCCAGTGTACCAGCGTGCCGCCGGCTAAATCGTGGCTCACGAGCGACAAGGGGAGACGGCCAGCGCCGACGCCCGCTCGCACCGCATCCCGAACCATGATGAGTGATGACAGCGCGAGGACAGGCTCGACCGCGATTGTCGATCGGCCAGCAGGCGTCTTTACGTTCCAGGCCAGTCGATCACCGGCCGAGCGCACGACGGCAGGAGCAGCAAGATCTCCGGCCGGTCGGACGAGGTCGGGACTTGCCACGACCAGCAGCCGATCGCGCAGGAAGACTCGTCCAACCAAGCTATCATCTGGATCCGGATTGACCCGGATCACCAGATCAAATCCCTCCTCGATCATGTCGACCGCACGGTCTTCCGTCGTGACCTCGAGCCTCACCTCCGGATACTTCAGGGCGAACCCCGCGGCGATCTTTCCCATGGCTGTTTGAGAGAAAAGCAGCGGGGCACTGATCCGCAACCTGCCTCGCGGCCTTTCACCGCCCGAGGCGATCGCCGCCGCCGTCTCTTCGAGTTCGGTGAGCAAAAGGCCCGCTCGCTCGAACAGCGCACGTCCTTCCTCGGTGAGCTTCAGTGTGCGTCCCCCGCGTTCGAACAGACGCAGGTTGAGGGCGGCCTCCAGTTCCGAGACCCGGCGGGACAACGTTGCCTTTGGGCGTCCCGCAGCTCGCGCGGCGCGCCCAAACCCTCCATGCCGGGCGACAAGATTGAAATCAGCGAGAGCAAGCAGGTCCATATGTTCCACCAATGAGACAGTATGTCCAAATATAACGTCTATCGGTCCAAAGGTGGATCACTAATTTGCAGGGTGTCTTTTGACCCCCAACCGGAGTGATCCCCATGACCATCCTCGTTACCGGCGCCACTGGCCGTGTCGGCCGCCAAGTCGTCCAGCAACTCGTCAAGCGCGGCGCCGACCTGCGCGTCCTCGTCCGCGAT contains these protein-coding regions:
- a CDS encoding HIRAN domain-containing protein, with the translated sequence MGFLRRLFGFEQRLTALRPGRGWVVPVVGESRYQDVLQMLYRKNGGSGHDIKVSAALVPENDNAADPNAVRVEIESRGVGYLPREMALEYRAALGESSGQCSAKIVGGFELDGGSSAHFGVKLNLAWPPRMK
- a CDS encoding LysR family transcriptional regulator; this translates as MDLLALADFNLVARHGGFGRAARAAGRPKATLSRRVSELEAALNLRLFERGGRTLKLTEEGRALFERAGLLLTELEETAAAIASGGERPRGRLRISAPLLFSQTAMGKIAAGFALKYPEVRLEVTTEDRAVDMIEEGFDLVIRVNPDPDDSLVGRVFLRDRLLVVASPDLVRPAGDLAAPAVVRSAGDRLAWNVKTPAGRSTIAVEPVLALSSLIMVRDAVRAGVGAGRLPLSLVSHDLAGGTLVHWGDIDGPEITLWTLYPSRRLLSARVAAFLDYLKQSFPMGTPDELAAYIGK